The sequence GAAAAAGGAAATGTTCGCGATACTGCTGTAACTATGCAAGCAAATGCTCAAAAGAGGGGAAGAAAGCGAAAGTTAGCAAAAATGCTTCAAAATTGGCAGTTCGCGCCAATAAGCTTTCCTAAAATGCAAAGCGAAGATTTCTCTAAGATGCCGATAGTAATATCGTGCAAAATTGCGCAGACTGGAATTACAGTtatgaaagttcatgttgataatggcaATAGTGTTGACATTGTTTATGAGCAATGCTTTATTTAACTGCCGAAGAGTATTAGGGCGAACTTAAAACCAACCGCAGCCTCGTTAACTGGTTTTGCGGGTGAATCTTCATTGCCTATAGGGCTATTGTCTTTAAATATTGaactttttgatgaaaatgatgcaaATTTAGTGCGACAAGCACAACTAGATTTCTATGTTATGTGGACTTCTTCTCGCTACAACATGTTATTGGGCAGATCCGCGTTGGGTAAATTCGGAATTGTTCCATCTaccattcatggcatgattaaatttACAACGCGTAAATGTGTTGCAACGATTAGCTCGGCGAGTGTCATCCCTATTTGTGTGGCAGTAAATGTGAAAAGTGCAGTTCAAGGATCCGCTGATGTCGCGGATAATATGGTAGTGGTTAATCCTGAGTATCCTGATCAAAAAATAAAAGTTGACCTAAATATTAGTGCGGATACAAAAAAGTAGATTGTGCAGTTACTCATGGAGtacatggatgtttttgcttggtgcgaGAATGATATGACTGGCGTTCCGCGTCACATTGCAGAACACAAACCCAATGTCAATCCTGCCTTAAAGCCTGTAGTCCAGAAGCGtaggggtatggccccagatcgcACTAAATGGCAATGTGAGGAGGTAACAAAGCTGGTGGCAGCAGGTATTTTGCGCGAAGTTCAATATTAATCATGGATTGCGAATCCAGTTTTGGTGAAATAGCCTGATGGCTTGTGAAGAATGTGCATTGATTTCAAAGACCTAAATAAAGCATTCCCTAAAGATAATTATCTGCTTCCAGAAATTGATTGAAAAGTGGAATCATTGCAAGCTTTTTCGTACAAATATTTTTTGGATGCGGCGAGGGGATATCATCAGATTCCAATGGTTAGGGAAGATGCAGATAAAACCGCTTTCCATACGGGGAAAGATATATTTtcttatataatgatgcctttcggtttaatcaatgcgggtgcaACATATCAACGGCTAATTGACACTGCGTTTGAAATCCAAATTGGGCGCAACCTCGAGGCTTATGTGGACGATTTAGTAATTAAAAGCACAACGCAAGCGCATATTTTAGACGATATTCAGGAAACATTTGATACATTGCGCAGAATAAATATGAAGCTTAATCCGTCGAAGTGTAGTTTCGGCGAAACAGAAGGAAATTTTTTGGGCTATCTCGTTACTGAGCAGGGTATTCAAGCTAACCCAAAGAAGATAGCGGCCATTGAAAGCATGACTGCGCCTAAGACggttaaagaagtgcaaagtttgacgggtaATTTAGCCGCGTTAACGCGTTTCTTGTCCAAGGCCGCTGAAAGGAAATTACCATTTTTCAAAACTTTGAAAGGTTGCTTAAAGCAAAAAAGTTTTGTATGGACAAGTGAAGCTGAAACAGCGTTTCAGGAAATGAAGAAGTTGTTGAAAACATTGACTACGTTAACAGCACCTATTAAAGGGGAAACTCTTTACCTTTATATATTGGTGGCAAATGAAGCTTTTGGTTCAGTTTTAGTTGCGGAAAGGGATaaaatacaaaagccagtgtattttgtCAACAAAGCTCTTGCGGGAAGCGAAATAAACTATGCACCCATTGAAAAATTTGTATACGCACTTATTTTAACATCGCGAAGGTTGAGGAGATATCTTCAAGGGCACCCAGTACATGTACTAACTAACATGCCAATCAAGCAAGTTTTAACAAAGCCAGAAATATCTGGTAGGCTTGCGTAGTGGGCAGTGGAGTTAGGCGCTTATGAAATCTCTTACCTTCTGCGCAATTTTATAAAAGGCCAAGTTTTGGCGGATTATCTTGCAGAAATGTCTGGTGAGCTAGAGGTAATTAATGAGCGAACAGAGTTAAAGCTAGTGCAAGGCGAGACATGGGATTTATTCACCGATGGAGCCTCACATGCAGAGGGTGCTGGTGCGGGTCTATTGTTAGCAAGCCCAAGCTGTGAAGAGCACACATACGCGTTACGTTTTAATTTTGAGGTAACAAATAATGAAgctgaatatgaagcattgcttgcgGGTTTAAATATCACGCATAAAATGAATGTCACCAAGTTGCGCGCTTTTACGGATTCGCAGCTAGTGGCAAATCAGTTTAGCGACGCTTTTGACGCACATGGCCCCTCAATGCAAAAATATTTGAAGTTGTTGCAAGAATCAGCTATGCGGTTTGAGCATTTTGAACTTGCACAAGTACCAAGGAatcaaaataagaaagcggatgtgTTAAGTTGGCTGCTTTGACATTTTCACACTTTCAAAAGCAAGTTTGGGTTGAGGAATTGCCAAGAAAATCCATAGATAATGATCTAATGGTGGCGTCTATTGACGAAGAACAACCAAACTGGATGGAACCAATTTTGCAGTATATCCGCAATAATGTTTTGCCAAGTGATAAACACGAGGCTCGTTTAGTTCGTGAGCGTGCAccaatatcattcaaaatgatattttatatcgtAAGTCATATTGCGGCCCAATGATGCTGTGTGTTGGTCCGATCGAAGCCGAGATGATAGTCGATGAAGTTCACAATGGTTCTTGAGCATTACATTCAGGTTATAAAACTATTGCGgcgaaaattatgcggatgggttacttttggccatcCTTGTATCGCGATGTTGCAAAGATTGTTAAGCGTTGCAAGAGTTGCCAACGGTATCGCAGAATAGGATGTCAAGGCATGATATGATCCCTGTTAATTCGCCATGGTCATTTAACAAGTGGGCTATTGATATTGTAGGACCATTTCCCGCAGGTCCTGACAATGTCAAATTCCTAATTGTGGCAATTGACTATTTTACAAAATGGGTTAGGACTAAGGCGGTGCGCACTATCACTGGAGTACAAGTGCGTAATATTGTTTGGGAATATATTGTCTGTAGATTTGGCATTCCACGCGAATTAGTTAGCGATAACGAcgctcaaatagcgaaagatccttttaaaacatggtgcactgatttaaatataGTTCAAAAGTTTACGTCAATGGCACATCCACAGGCTAATGGCTTGTGTGAAGTAACTAACCATGACATTGTAAGCGGTATTAAAAAACGGTTGTATGAAAAGCGCACTGGTTAGGTGGACGAGCTACCCAATGTATTATGGGCGCATCGCACTACTTTCAAGAAGAGCACAGGTGAAACACCCTCCAGTTTAGTATATGGTTCCAAAGCAGTTATACCCGCTGAAATTCTTGTGCCAACGCATAGAGTTgctaactttgatgaagaagcaaatgacGAAGCTTTATGCGAAAACTTGAATTTAATAGAAGAGCGAAGATTAATGGCTGCTATCAGGGAGGCAAATAACAAACAGCAAATTGCcaagtattataacaaaagagtgtGCATTGTCCTTTGATGTAGGCGAATGGGTATTGTGAGATAATGATGCGAGTATAGCAGAAAAACTTGGTAAATTGGGACCTAACTGGGAGGGTCCTTATAAAGTTGTTGCCATTAACGCGGCTGGATCATATAAACATGCAAACATAGAAGGGCGAAATCTCCCTAATGTGTGGCATGCTGCTTTGTTGAAGCGATATTATgcataaatttataaaaataaagtgTTGGGTAACGCACATATGTATTCAAAGTGCAAAATGAGGTATAAAAACTGCAGTTGCTATTTTTCtatgtgtttttatttttatttttgcaagtcttgatcacacttgTAAGAATATGTTGAATAGACACTTGTAAGAATACGCGAAAAGCTTGCTTGTGttggtaaaattaataatacttCGCGGCATATTTACAGTTCATGGAATATTTTACAATATTTGGTTTCAGTATACTGGTATGTTTCGCGAAGGTTAAGTCGCGTAGTGATGACATTGCCCACTTACGCAGAAACTAATTATCGTGAAAGGATGTTAATTTCCTAGGTATTTGATTTTTCCATACCTAGATGCTTCGCGATGCTAATTAATTTCCTAAGGATCGttttggcggacttagaagattcataacgtataaaaatatacaaatacagattgtttcgcgaaagtacatacttattatgtgtACGATAATAATAGTTGAAAATTACAAAGGGCAAGTCTATGTTATGAATATTATtgataaagcgctatataaatataaGTACTTGCAaaaaaatatattaacaatgaaaattttattaataacaacgcAGAGATAGCTGCGTGCTAAAGTTACACAATACAATTTCATTCCTTAGATAAatcaagcttgatgatgtcatctgcagtggcATCATCCTGCTCGCTTATCGCCGTTATTTTAGGGATGGGAATTTCCGCTATGTTTTCCCTTGCAACAGCAAACGCCTATTGAGCGTCTGTTACAGAGCATAAGCGGTCCCCTATTTCAGATGGCAGCGACTCTGGCAGAGGGCAGTGGATGGCAATTTGGTCCATGAATTCCACCCTCTCGCGCAATTGTAGCGCAACAGCATATGTTGAAGATTTTGCGAAAACAGGATGCGAGTTGAGTAATTTTCTTGACAACTCGGGCAGATGTTGGCGGAGCTTTGTAAATTCTATTTCCGCAGAGGATATAGCGGCTAGAGCGCTGTCTCGCTCTGAAGTCAGCTTCGCAACATCCTCCGTCAATGCTTTAACGGTTGCTTGAAGACTATTCTCCTTAACTACTGAGGCAGAAAGTTGCTGCTTTAGGTCTGCAGTAGCAGCTTTTACGGCGATAATTTCCGCAGAAAGATCAGAACAACACTTTTTGCTGTCTGCAACTTTGGCCTTTTCAGTAAAATACTTGGCCTTCTCGGCCTCAAGAACATTGAAAAACTGCTCTTGACGGCACATCATATCATAGGCGGAGTTAAACGCCAAATAGAAGTTCTGCACTAAGCAATTGTGTGCTTCTGGCGCAGGAAGCTTCGCGAATTCATGGCGAAGCTCATCAGGAATCGCCAGTTTCATCTGATGACGTTGATCTatttaacgccccgtcctaatccatccggacgaagtccatatcgattataaacgattcataatagttgattacatcgcgaggtacttgacctctaaatgatacattttacaaacattgcatttgtttttcaaagacaaactttcattacatcgaaagttgacagcatgcataccattttataatatatctaactataattgacttattaataattttgatgaactcaacgactcgaatgcaacgtcttttgaaacatgtcatgaatgactccaagtaatatctttaaaatgagcaattgcacagcggaagacttctttcatacctgagaataaacatgctttaaagtgttaaccaaaaggttggtgagttcattagtttaatataaataatcatttccatcattctaataaaccacaagatttcatatttccatttctcataaacatacgtcccatgcataaagacaaaaataatcaatcgtatggattgaacacctggtaactgacattcacaatatgcatataagaatatccccatcattccgggatcctccttcggacatgatattaatttcgaagtactaaagcatccggtactttggatggggcttgttgggcccgatagatctatctttagagttcgcgtcaattagggtgtctgttccctaattcttagattaccagacttaataaaaaggggcatattcggtttaataatccagtcatagaatgtagttttaagtactt comes from Rutidosis leptorrhynchoides isolate AG116_Rl617_1_P2 chromosome 4, CSIRO_AGI_Rlap_v1, whole genome shotgun sequence and encodes:
- the LOC139841958 gene encoding uncharacterized protein; translation: MSGELEVINERTELKLVQGETWDLFTDGASHAEGAGAGLLLASPSCEEHTYALRFNFEVTNNEAEYEALLAGLNITHKMNVTKLRAFTDSQLVANQFSDAFDAHGPSMQKYLKLLQESAMRFEHFELAQVPRNQNKKADVLSWLL
- the LOC139841959 gene encoding uncharacterized protein, translated to MSRHDMIPVNSPWSFNKWAIDIVGPFPAGPDNVKFLIVAIDYFTKWVRTKAVRTITGVQVRNIVWEYIVFQKFTSMAHPQANGLCEVTNHDIVSGIKKRLYEKRTVIPAEILVPTHRVANFDEEANDEALCENLNLIEERRLMAAIREANNKQQIANIAEKLGKLGPNWEGPYKVVAINAAGSYKHANIEGRNLPNVWHAALLKRYYA